The Clostridia bacterium DNA segment TACCCAACTGCAGGATTCTTTTATGCGTGGCTTAAGTAGAAAGGCAAGGCAGGCTAATGCATCTGCACCAGCAGTAGAGTCCTCGCCTGTTCCTCAAACGTCTCAGAATAAGGAAGATACAATTCCGGCAAGGGTGACCATTCGTGTAGTTAATCGCGAAAATCAAAAGATTGAAGAGTGCTTGACAAGCACGCGCGAACTGCTAGACGGTGCAAGCAAAGGTGAAACGGATGTTTTTTTCTATCTCGAAGGGAAGATTCGAGTCAGTCTTAGACAAAAAAAATATATTGACCGAAAAATCTATGATAAACTTTGTAGAGTATGGGGAGAAAACAACATCGAGTAAAAATTGCAAGGGAGTGATTAAATGAAGATCGCCGTCTATCCTGGGTCTTTTGACCCACTAACGAATGGACATCTTGATATCATCGAGCGGTCGGTGCATATCTTTGATAAAGTAATATTAGCGATAGCGAAGGAAAACTATAAAGAGTCACTGTTTTCTGTTGAGGAGCGCATCGAAATGATTGCCGAAGCGCTAAAGGGCTATGAGACTGTGAAAATTGAAGCCTTTGAAGGATTGTTAGTGCAATATGCCAAGAAAAAAGGAGCATGTGCCTTAATCCGGGGTTTGCGCGCAGTATCAGACTTTGAATATGAATTTCAGATGTCGCTTATGAACCGCAAACTAGAACCTGATGTTGAAACGGTATTTCTGATGACATCAGCAGAAAATGCCTTTATCAGTTCGACGATGATCAAACAGGTTGCATCTTTACAGGGTAATATTCACGGCTTGGTTCCACCGGTCGTGGAGAAAGCTTTATTCCGAACATTCAAAGGGGATTAAATGGAAAATATGAAGTGTGATATGGATTATATTGTTGTGAAGGCACTTGAAAACGGTGTGACCATCATGGGACTTACAAGAGGTCGTGATACAAAAAGTCATCATTCAGAAAAAATTGATAAGGGTGAAGTCTTGATTGCTCAGTTTACAGAAACAACAGCAGGCATAAAAATCAGGGGAAAAGCTAAAATTTATACCAAACATGGAGAAGTGGACAACGATTAGAATATCCAGGGAGATTCGGAAATGTGGAAAGTAGTATTCGTGGTAAATTCTGAAAAAGAAGTGAACAAAATCAAACGGGAATTGGAAAAGGAATATATATTTCCAAGAATTATTCAATATGGCAGCTCCTATCAGATTATGGTGGAAGAAATGGACCTACAAGATAGTGAAGAAATTATCAGGGGGATCATATCCTAAGGTATGGAGGAAGGCGTGATTATGAATAAAATAGCAGTCATGACATCAGGTGGAGATGCTCCAGGTATGAATCCAGCTATTCGGGCAGTAGTTAGAAAATCTGTCTATCATGGGCTCTCTGTGGTAGGTATCAAGAGGGGATTTGAGGGGCTTCTTAATAGCGATTTCGAGCAGATGGATGTTTCTAGTGTAGGAGACATTGTTACCCGTGGGGGGACAAAACTTTTGTCTGCACGATGTGAGGAATTTTTGAAAGAAGAAGTCCAAATTGAAGCAGCAAATACGCTAAGGAAACACGATATAGACGGCTTGATTGTCATCGGTGGAGATGGAAGTTTCCGAGGGGCATTGGCACTACAGAAGCAAGGCATAAAGGTAGTCGGCGTGCCAGGCACGATTGACAATGATATTGCAGGCACTGAAATGACGATTGGTTTTGACACCGCTGTGAATACTGCTTTGGAGGCCATATCCAAACTTAGAGATACTGCAACCAGTCATGAACGATTGTTTCTGGTGGAAGTGATGGGTAGACATTGTGGTGCCATAGCCCTGGCGACAGGAATAGCCGGTGGAGCGGAAGCCATACTGATACCAGAAATGCCCATCGACTACGATAAACTTACCGCTAGCATCTTACGAGGCAAGGCTAGAGGAAAAATTTCTAGTATTATTGTGGTTGCAGAAGGAGCTACGCATGTAGCGGATGTGGAGAAGCTTCTCAAAGAACGCACCGGAGCAAATGTCAGAACTGTGATCCTAGGGCATTTGCAACGCGGGGGCTCGCCGACGGTAAGTGATTCCATTTTAGCGAGTCGCATGGGTGCTGCCGCGGTAGATTTCTTGCGAGAGGGTAAAAATGGTGTAATGACAGCACTTCTTCAGGGAAATATTGAAGCAGTTCCGTTGGAGGACTGTTTAAATAAGAGTAGTAGCTTTGATGAAAAATTGTACCACTTGGCCGAAATCTTGGCCATATAGGAGGAACAGAATGCGAAGAACCAAAATCATATGTACGATTGGTCCCGCTAGTGAAAAGGACGAAATACTTCGGGAAATGATAGCAGGCGGAATGAATGTTGC contains these protein-coding regions:
- the coaD gene encoding pantetheine-phosphate adenylyltransferase; the protein is MKIAVYPGSFDPLTNGHLDIIERSVHIFDKVILAIAKENYKESLFSVEERIEMIAEALKGYETVKIEAFEGLLVQYAKKKGACALIRGLRAVSDFEYEFQMSLMNRKLEPDVETVFLMTSAENAFISSTMIKQVASLQGNIHGLVPPVVEKALFRTFKGD
- the mtrB gene encoding trp RNA-binding attenuation protein MtrB, whose product is MKCDMDYIVVKALENGVTIMGLTRGRDTKSHHSEKIDKGEVLIAQFTETTAGIKIRGKAKIYTKHGEVDND
- the pfkA gene encoding 6-phosphofructokinase, which codes for MNKIAVMTSGGDAPGMNPAIRAVVRKSVYHGLSVVGIKRGFEGLLNSDFEQMDVSSVGDIVTRGGTKLLSARCEEFLKEEVQIEAANTLRKHDIDGLIVIGGDGSFRGALALQKQGIKVVGVPGTIDNDIAGTEMTIGFDTAVNTALEAISKLRDTATSHERLFLVEVMGRHCGAIALATGIAGGAEAILIPEMPIDYDKLTASILRGKARGKISSIIVVAEGATHVADVEKLLKERTGANVRTVILGHLQRGGSPTVSDSILASRMGAAAVDFLREGKNGVMTALLQGNIEAVPLEDCLNKSSSFDEKLYHLAEILAI